From one Pseudomonas fluorescens genomic stretch:
- the aroB gene encoding 3-dehydroquinate synthase, whose protein sequence is MQTLKVELGERSYPIYIGEGLLDQPELLAPHIAGRQVAIVSNETVAPLYLERLSKTLGAYSVLPVVLPDGEAYKNWETLQLIFDALLTARHDRRTTVVALGGGVIGDMAGFAAACYQRGVDFIQVPTTLLSQVDSSVGGKTGINHPLGKNMVGAFYQPNAVLIDTRSLNSLPPRELSAGLAEVIKYGLICDEPFLGWLEEHMQPLRDLDQVALTEAIRRSCAAKAAVVGADERESGVRATLNLGHTFGHAIETHMGYGVWLHGEAVAAGTVMALEMSMRLGWISQQERDRGIRLFQNAGLPVVPPTQMTPAQFMEHMAVDKKVLDGRLRLVLLRRMGEAVVTDDYPKEILQATLAADYRAIVAQL, encoded by the coding sequence ATGCAGACACTTAAGGTCGAATTGGGCGAACGTAGCTACCCGATCTACATTGGCGAAGGCTTGCTGGATCAGCCTGAACTGCTGGCGCCGCACATTGCCGGCCGGCAGGTCGCCATCGTGTCCAACGAGACTGTCGCGCCCCTCTATCTCGAGCGTCTGAGCAAGACCCTGGGTGCCTATTCGGTACTGCCGGTGGTGTTGCCCGACGGCGAGGCCTACAAGAATTGGGAAACCCTGCAACTGATCTTCGATGCGCTGCTTACCGCCCGCCACGACCGCCGCACTACCGTGGTAGCGCTTGGCGGCGGGGTGATCGGCGACATGGCCGGCTTTGCCGCCGCCTGCTACCAGCGCGGCGTGGATTTCATCCAGGTGCCGACGACCTTGCTGTCCCAGGTCGATTCGTCGGTGGGCGGCAAGACCGGCATCAATCATCCGCTGGGCAAGAACATGGTCGGTGCCTTCTATCAGCCCAACGCGGTGCTGATCGACACCCGCAGTCTCAATTCCCTGCCGCCGCGCGAGCTGTCGGCGGGTCTGGCCGAAGTGATCAAGTATGGCCTGATCTGCGACGAACCTTTCCTTGGCTGGCTCGAAGAGCACATGCAGCCCCTGCGCGACCTCGATCAGGTCGCGCTGACCGAAGCCATCCGTCGTTCCTGCGCAGCCAAGGCCGCAGTGGTGGGCGCCGATGAGCGCGAATCGGGTGTGCGCGCCACGCTGAACCTGGGCCACACCTTTGGCCACGCCATCGAGACCCACATGGGCTATGGTGTGTGGCTGCACGGTGAGGCCGTTGCTGCGGGCACCGTCATGGCCCTGGAAATGTCCATGCGCCTGGGCTGGATCAGCCAGCAGGAGCGTGACCGTGGTATCCGTCTGTTCCAGAACGCAGGCTTGCCTGTGGTGCCACCGACGCAAATGACCCCGGCGCAGTTCATGGAGCACATGGCAGTAGATAAAAAGGTACTCGACGGTCGTCTGCGTTTGGTCCTGCTGCGCCGCATGGGCGAAGCGGTGGTCACCGACGACTATCCGAAAGAGATTCTTCAGGCCACGCTGGCCGCGGATTACCGCGCGATCGTGGCCCAGCTTTGA
- a CDS encoding YgiW/YdeI family stress tolerance OB fold protein produces MKTRYLALLLAPLFSTAALAAGYTGPGAQSVTTVAAANDAADDTPVVLQGYVIKKVNNDDKYEFKDTTGTITVEIDDEDLPPVAFNDKTKVKLTGEVEKHLMSREVDVDLVEVIN; encoded by the coding sequence ATGAAAACTCGTTACCTCGCTCTGCTGCTTGCCCCGCTGTTCAGCACCGCTGCCCTGGCTGCCGGCTACACCGGCCCTGGCGCCCAGTCGGTAACCACGGTTGCCGCTGCCAATGACGCCGCTGACGACACCCCGGTGGTGTTGCAAGGCTACGTCATCAAGAAAGTGAACAACGATGACAAGTACGAGTTCAAGGACACCACCGGCACCATCACCGTCGAGATCGATGACGAAGACCTGCCGCCGGTGGCCTTCAACGACAAGACCAAGGTCAAGCTGACCGGCGAAGTCGAGAAGCACCTGATGAGCCGTGAAGTGGATGTTGATCTGGTTGAAGTGATCAACTAA
- a CDS encoding FAD-dependent oxidoreductase — protein sequence MAERLSNDFQFIEVGRKDPKKKLLRQRKKEFVEIYEPFKPQQSAEQAHRCLGCGNPYCEWKCPVHNFIPNWLKLVSEGNILAAAELSHQTNTLPEVCGRVCPQDRLCEGACTLNDGFGAVTIGSVEKYITDTAFAMGWRPDMSKVKPTGKRVAIIGAGPAGLGCADVLVRGGVTPVVFDRNPEIGGLLTFGIPEFKLEKTVLSNRREVFTGMGIEFRLNTEVGKDVSMEQLLEEYDAVFMGMGTYTYMKGGFPGEDLPGVHDALDFLVANVNRNLGFEKSPEDFVDMKGKKVVVLGGGDTAMDCNRTSIRQGAKAVTCAYRRDEANMPGSRKEVKNAKEEGVKFLYNRQPIAIVGEDKVEGVKVVETRLGEPDARGRRSPEPIPGSEEIIPADAVVIAFGFRPSPALWFEQFSIHTDSQGRVVAPEQAQYKHQTSNPKIFAGGDMVRGSDLVVTAIFEGRNAAEGILDYLGV from the coding sequence ATGGCTGAACGTCTGAGTAATGACTTCCAGTTCATCGAGGTCGGGCGCAAGGATCCGAAGAAGAAACTGTTGCGTCAACGCAAGAAAGAGTTCGTGGAAATCTACGAGCCCTTCAAACCCCAGCAGTCGGCCGAGCAGGCCCACCGCTGCCTGGGTTGTGGCAACCCGTACTGCGAGTGGAAGTGCCCGGTGCACAACTTCATCCCCAACTGGTTGAAGCTGGTCTCCGAAGGCAACATCCTCGCCGCCGCGGAGCTGTCGCACCAGACCAACACCCTGCCGGAAGTGTGCGGCCGGGTGTGCCCGCAAGACCGCCTGTGCGAAGGTGCCTGCACCCTCAACGACGGCTTCGGCGCGGTGACCATCGGCTCGGTGGAGAAGTACATCACCGACACCGCCTTCGCCATGGGCTGGCGCCCGGACATGTCCAAGGTCAAGCCGACCGGCAAGCGCGTCGCCATTATCGGTGCCGGCCCAGCTGGCCTGGGCTGCGCCGACGTGCTGGTGCGCGGCGGGGTGACTCCGGTGGTGTTCGACCGCAACCCGGAAATCGGCGGCTTGCTGACCTTCGGCATCCCCGAGTTCAAGCTGGAAAAGACCGTGCTGAGCAATCGCCGTGAAGTCTTCACTGGCATGGGCATCGAGTTCCGCCTCAATACCGAGGTGGGCAAGGATGTCAGCATGGAGCAACTGCTCGAGGAATACGATGCCGTGTTCATGGGCATGGGCACCTACACCTACATGAAGGGCGGCTTCCCCGGTGAAGACCTGCCGGGTGTGCATGACGCCCTGGATTTCCTGGTGGCCAACGTCAACCGCAACCTGGGCTTTGAAAAGTCGCCGGAAGATTTCGTCGACATGAAGGGCAAGAAGGTCGTGGTGCTCGGTGGCGGCGACACGGCGATGGACTGCAACCGCACCTCCATCCGCCAGGGCGCCAAGGCTGTGACCTGTGCCTATCGTCGTGACGAGGCGAACATGCCTGGCTCTCGCAAAGAGGTGAAGAACGCCAAGGAAGAGGGGGTGAAGTTCCTCTACAACCGCCAGCCGATTGCGATTGTCGGTGAAGACAAGGTCGAAGGCGTGAAGGTGGTCGAGACCCGTCTCGGCGAGCCGGACGCCCGTGGCCGCCGCAGCCCTGAGCCGATCCCGGGCTCCGAAGAGATCATCCCGGCTGATGCCGTGGTCATCGCCTTCGGTTTTCGCCCGAGCCCGGCGCTGTGGTTCGAGCAGTTCAGCATCCATACCGACAGCCAGGGCCGCGTCGTGGCCCCGGAACAGGCCCAGTACAAGCACCAGACCAGCAACCCGAAGATCTTCGCCGGTGGCGACATGGTCCGTGGTTCTGACCTGGTGGTGACGGCGATCTTCGAGGGGCGCAATGCTGCCGAGGGGATTCTGGATTACCTGGGCGTCTGA
- a CDS encoding SPOR domain-containing protein, with protein MTSLHADEAFLGHYQLNHDPFAARVPGFKFFPAQRKPVLGQLHHLARYSQLLLVVTGPQGSGKTLLRQALVASTNKQSVQSVVVSARGASDAASLLGQVAQSLGVAQAEVPDILAQVVQLALTGQEVYLLVDDAEQLGESALQALLELAAGTPEGRPHVFLFGEPSLIAGLEELNAEQERFHVIELEPYSEEETREYLEQRLEGAGRGIEVFSSEQIVDIHQNSDGWPGNINQVARDTLIEAMIASRTTAKRPSMGFNMPKKHVLALSAVVVVAVAAAVLMPKKGDQAPTAPAEQAQLPLGEGQPGNAQSNNGGPAIEFAGNSQPMPLPLVGQSQPVMRGPLAESTGMGEGEESTPAGETALQPSTPPTVTTIAPPAGVTAGPAPTPAQPVAVAPVQQSVAPVVSKPVAPVAKPAPTQVATAKPAPKPAEKPAAKPAAGGGWYTGQKPGNYVVQILGTSSEASAQAYVKAQGGDYRYFKKTLQGKPLYVITYGNFTSRDAALAAIKALPAKVQAGKPWPRTVASVQQELASTR; from the coding sequence ATGACTAGTTTGCATGCCGACGAGGCCTTTCTCGGCCATTACCAGTTGAACCACGACCCCTTTGCTGCACGGGTACCGGGTTTCAAATTCTTCCCTGCCCAGCGCAAGCCGGTACTCGGCCAACTGCATCACCTGGCGCGCTACAGCCAGCTGCTGCTGGTGGTCACCGGCCCTCAAGGCAGTGGCAAGACCCTGCTGCGCCAGGCGCTGGTGGCCAGCACCAACAAACAATCGGTGCAAAGCGTGGTGGTTTCCGCCCGTGGCGCCAGCGATGCCGCCAGCCTGCTTGGCCAGGTTGCCCAGTCGCTGGGCGTGGCCCAGGCTGAAGTCCCGGACATCCTTGCCCAGGTGGTGCAGTTGGCACTGACCGGGCAGGAAGTCTATCTGCTGGTGGACGATGCGGAACAACTTGGCGAGTCGGCACTCCAAGCCTTGCTGGAGTTGGCGGCGGGTACCCCTGAAGGGCGTCCGCATGTATTCCTGTTTGGCGAGCCTTCATTGATCGCCGGGCTGGAAGAGCTCAATGCCGAGCAGGAGCGGTTCCACGTCATCGAGCTTGAGCCCTACAGCGAAGAAGAAACCCGTGAATACCTCGAGCAGCGCCTGGAAGGTGCCGGGCGGGGCATCGAGGTGTTCAGCAGTGAACAGATCGTTGATATTCACCAAAACTCTGACGGCTGGCCCGGGAATATCAACCAGGTCGCCCGCGATACCTTGATCGAAGCCATGATCGCCAGCCGTACCACGGCGAAGCGACCATCAATGGGGTTCAATATGCCGAAGAAACATGTGCTGGCGCTGTCTGCAGTTGTCGTGGTCGCTGTCGCGGCCGCCGTGCTGATGCCGAAGAAGGGTGATCAGGCGCCAACTGCTCCTGCCGAACAGGCGCAACTGCCGCTGGGCGAAGGTCAGCCGGGTAATGCCCAGTCGAACAACGGCGGCCCGGCGATCGAATTCGCCGGCAACTCGCAGCCGATGCCGCTACCGCTGGTTGGCCAGTCGCAACCGGTCATGCGTGGCCCACTGGCCGAGTCCACCGGTATGGGTGAAGGCGAAGAATCGACGCCAGCCGGTGAAACCGCGCTGCAGCCTTCTACACCGCCTACCGTCACCACTATCGCACCTCCGGCAGGCGTCACCGCTGGTCCTGCGCCAACGCCAGCCCAGCCGGTTGCGGTTGCACCTGTGCAGCAGTCGGTAGCGCCAGTTGTCAGCAAGCCGGTTGCACCTGTGGCCAAGCCTGCGCCAACCCAGGTTGCAACCGCCAAGCCTGCACCTAAACCTGCCGAGAAGCCGGCAGCCAAGCCAGCAGCCGGTGGTGGCTGGTACACCGGGCAGAAGCCGGGCAATTATGTCGTGCAAATCCTCGGCACCAGCTCCGAAGCGTCGGCCCAGGCCTACGTCAAGGCGCAGGGTGGCGACTATCGCTACTTCAAGAAAACCCTGCAGGGCAAGCCGCTGTACGTCATCACTTACGGCAACTTCACCAGCCGTGATGCCGCCCTGGCTGCAATCAAGGCCTTGCCAGCCAAGGTCCAGGCTGGTAAACCTTGGCCACGTACCGTCGCCAGCGTCCAACAAGAACTGGCCTCGACCCGCTGA
- the gltB gene encoding glutamate synthase large subunit has protein sequence MKTGLYHPEEFKDNCGFGLIAHMTGEPSHHLLQTAIQALTCMTHRGGINADGKTGDGCGLLMQKPDQFLRAVAREQFGNELPKQYAVGMVFFNQDNAKAEAARANMNREILAAGLQLVGWRKVPIDTSVLGRLALERLPQIEQVFIGGEGLSDQEFAIKLFSSRRRSSVANAADTDHYICSFSHKTIIYKGLMMPADLAAFYPDLSDERLQTAICVFHQRFSTNTLPKWPLAQPFRFLAHNGEINTITGNRNWAQARRTKFANDLIPDLEELGPLVNRVGSDSSSMDNMLELMVTGGIDLFRGVRMIIPPAWQNVETMDADLRAFYEYNSMHMEAWDGPAGVVLTEGRHAVCLLDRNGLRPARWVTTKNGYITLASEIGVWDYKPEDVIAKGRVGPGQIFAVDTETGQILDTDAIDNRLKSRHPYKRWLRQNALRIQADLSDDQGVASYDADQLKQYMKMFQVTFEERDQVLRPLGEQGQEAVGSMGDDTPMAILSQRVRSTYDYFRQQFAQVTNPPIDPLREAIVMSLEICLGAERNIFQESPEHASRVILSSPVISPAKWRSLMNLDRPGFERQLIDLNYEESLGLEAAVRNIADQAEEAVRSGKTQLVLSDRHIAPGKLPVHASLAVGAVHHRLTELGLRCDSNILVETATARDPHHFAVLIGFGASAVYPYLAYEVLADLIRTGEVLGDLDEVFKYYRKGISKGLLKILSKMGISTVGSYRGAQLFEAVGLSEEVVNLSFRGVASRLKGARFVDIENEQKLLAAEAWSARKPIQQGGLLKFVHGGEYHAYNPDVVNTLQAAVQQGDYAKFKEYTALVDKRPVSMIRDLLKVKTLEQPLELSEIEPLEAILKRFDSAGISLGALSPEAHEALAEAMNRLGARSNSGEGGEDPARYGTIKSSKIKQVATGRFGVTPEYLVNAEVLQIKVAQGAKPGEGGQLPGGKVNGLIARLRYAVPGVTLISPPPHHDIYSIEDLSQLIFDLKQVNPQALVSVKLVAEAGVGTIAAGVAKAYADLITISGYDGGTGASPLTSIKYAGAPWELGLAETHQTLRGNDLRGKVRVQTDGGLKTGLDVIKAAILGAESFGFGTAPMIALGCKYLRICHLNNCATGVATQNDKLRKDHYIGTVDMVVNFFTYVAEETREWLAKLGVRSLGELIGRTDLLEMLPGETEKQKHLDLSPLLGSPHVPADKPQFCEVDRNPPFDKGVLAEKMVDMALPAIRDLSGAEFDLDICNCDRSIGARISGEIARLHGNQGMAKAPITFRFKGTAGQSFGVWNAGGLNMYLEGDANDYVGKGMTGGKLVIVPPVGSPFATQHSAIIGNTCLYGATGGKLFAAGTAGERFAVRNSGAHAIVEGTGDHCCEYMTGGFVCVLGKTGYNFGSGMTGGFAYVLDMDNSFVDKLNHELVEIQRISGEAMEAYRSHLQRVLAEYVEETNSEWGRELWENLDDYVRRFWLVKPKAANLKNLLSSTRANPQ, from the coding sequence ATGAAAACAGGTCTGTACCATCCCGAAGAATTCAAGGATAACTGTGGTTTCGGCCTGATCGCCCATATGACGGGCGAACCCAGCCACCACCTTTTGCAAACGGCCATCCAGGCCCTGACCTGCATGACCCACCGCGGTGGGATCAACGCCGACGGCAAGACCGGCGACGGTTGCGGTCTGCTCATGCAAAAGCCCGATCAGTTCCTGCGTGCCGTGGCCCGCGAACAGTTCGGCAATGAGCTGCCCAAGCAGTACGCGGTCGGCATGGTGTTCTTCAATCAGGACAACGCCAAGGCTGAAGCCGCGCGCGCCAACATGAACCGCGAGATCCTCGCGGCCGGCCTGCAACTGGTGGGCTGGCGCAAAGTGCCGATCGACACCAGCGTCCTCGGCCGCCTGGCCCTGGAGCGCCTGCCGCAGATCGAGCAGGTGTTCATCGGCGGTGAAGGCCTGAGCGATCAGGAATTCGCCATCAAGCTGTTCAGCTCCCGTCGTCGCTCCTCGGTGGCCAACGCCGCCGACACCGACCACTACATCTGCAGCTTTTCGCACAAGACCATCATCTACAAAGGCCTGATGATGCCGGCGGACCTCGCCGCCTTCTATCCAGACCTCAGCGACGAGCGCCTGCAAACCGCGATCTGCGTGTTCCACCAGCGCTTCTCCACCAATACCCTGCCGAAATGGCCGCTGGCGCAGCCGTTCCGCTTCCTCGCCCACAACGGCGAGATCAACACCATCACCGGTAACCGCAACTGGGCCCAGGCGCGGCGCACCAAGTTCGCCAACGACCTGATCCCCGACCTTGAAGAGCTCGGCCCGCTGGTCAACCGCGTCGGATCCGACTCCTCGAGCATGGACAACATGCTCGAACTGATGGTTACCGGCGGCATCGACCTGTTCCGCGGCGTGCGCATGATCATTCCGCCAGCGTGGCAGAACGTCGAGACCATGGACGCCGACCTGCGCGCCTTCTACGAATACAACTCCATGCACATGGAAGCGTGGGACGGTCCGGCCGGTGTGGTACTGACCGAAGGCCGCCATGCGGTGTGCCTGCTCGACCGCAATGGCCTGCGCCCGGCGCGCTGGGTCACCACCAAGAACGGCTACATCACCCTGGCGTCGGAAATCGGCGTGTGGGATTACAAGCCTGAAGACGTGATTGCCAAGGGCCGTGTCGGCCCGGGGCAGATCTTTGCCGTGGACACCGAAACCGGGCAGATCCTCGACACCGACGCCATCGACAACCGCCTGAAGTCGCGCCATCCGTACAAGCGCTGGCTGCGCCAGAATGCCCTGCGCATCCAGGCCGACCTCAGCGACGATCAGGGCGTGGCCAGCTACGATGCTGACCAGCTCAAGCAATACATGAAGATGTTCCAGGTCACCTTCGAAGAGCGCGACCAGGTGCTGCGTCCGCTCGGCGAACAAGGCCAGGAAGCGGTCGGTTCGATGGGCGATGACACGCCGATGGCGATCCTCTCGCAGCGCGTGCGTTCGACCTACGATTACTTCCGCCAGCAGTTCGCCCAGGTCACCAACCCGCCGATCGACCCGCTGCGCGAAGCGATCGTCATGTCGCTGGAGATCTGCCTGGGGGCCGAGCGCAACATTTTCCAGGAATCCCCGGAGCATGCCTCACGGGTCATCCTCAGCTCGCCGGTGATCTCGCCAGCCAAGTGGCGGTCGCTGATGAACCTCGACCGCCCTGGCTTCGAGCGTCAGTTGATCGACCTCAACTACGAAGAGAGCCTGGGTCTGGAAGCGGCGGTGCGCAACATCGCCGATCAGGCTGAAGAAGCCGTGCGCAGCGGCAAGACCCAGCTGGTGCTGAGCGACCGTCATATCGCCCCGGGCAAGCTGCCGGTGCATGCCTCGCTGGCCGTGGGTGCGGTGCATCACCGCCTGACCGAGCTGGGCCTGCGTTGCGACAGCAACATCCTGGTTGAAACCGCCACCGCCCGTGACCCGCATCACTTTGCCGTGTTGATCGGTTTCGGTGCTTCGGCGGTGTATCCGTACCTGGCCTACGAAGTGCTGGCCGACCTGATTCGTACCGGCGAAGTGCTCGGCGACCTGGACGAAGTGTTCAAGTACTACCGCAAGGGCATCTCCAAGGGCCTGTTGAAGATTCTCTCGAAGATGGGCATCTCGACTGTCGGCTCCTACCGTGGTGCGCAGCTGTTCGAAGCCGTCGGTCTCTCGGAAGAAGTGGTGAACCTGAGCTTCCGTGGCGTTGCCAGCCGCCTCAAAGGCGCACGTTTCGTCGACATCGAGAACGAGCAGAAGCTGCTCGCCGCCGAAGCCTGGAGCGCGCGCAAGCCGATCCAGCAGGGTGGCCTGCTGAAGTTCGTCCATGGCGGCGAATACCACGCCTACAACCCGGATGTGGTCAACACCCTGCAGGCCGCCGTGCAGCAGGGCGACTACGCCAAGTTCAAGGAATACACCGCGCTGGTCGACAAGCGCCCGGTATCGATGATTCGCGACCTGCTCAAGGTGAAAACCCTGGAGCAGCCGCTGGAACTGAGCGAGATCGAGCCGCTGGAGGCGATCCTCAAGCGTTTCGACTCTGCCGGTATCTCCCTCGGCGCGCTGTCGCCGGAAGCTCACGAAGCCCTGGCCGAGGCGATGAACCGCCTGGGCGCGCGCTCCAACTCCGGTGAGGGCGGCGAAGACCCGGCCCGCTACGGCACGATCAAGAGCTCGAAGATCAAGCAGGTGGCCACCGGCCGCTTTGGCGTCACCCCCGAGTACCTGGTCAACGCCGAAGTGCTGCAGATCAAGGTCGCCCAGGGCGCCAAGCCGGGTGAAGGCGGGCAATTGCCTGGCGGCAAGGTCAACGGCCTGATTGCCCGGCTGCGTTACGCCGTGCCTGGCGTGACCCTGATCTCGCCACCGCCGCACCACGATATCTACTCGATCGAAGACCTCTCGCAGCTGATCTTCGACCTCAAGCAGGTCAACCCGCAGGCGCTGGTTTCGGTCAAGCTGGTGGCAGAAGCCGGCGTCGGCACCATCGCCGCCGGTGTGGCCAAGGCCTATGCCGACCTGATCACTATCTCCGGCTACGACGGTGGTACAGGTGCTTCGCCGCTGACCTCGATCAAGTACGCCGGCGCGCCGTGGGAACTGGGTCTGGCCGAAACCCACCAGACCCTGCGCGGCAACGATTTGCGCGGCAAGGTCCGGGTACAGACCGACGGCGGCCTGAAAACCGGCCTGGACGTGATCAAGGCGGCGATCCTAGGCGCCGAAAGCTTCGGCTTCGGTACCGCGCCAATGATCGCCCTGGGCTGCAAATACCTGCGTATCTGTCACCTGAACAACTGCGCCACCGGCGTTGCCACCCAGAACGACAAGCTGCGCAAGGATCACTACATCGGCACCGTCGACATGGTGGTGAACTTCTTCACCTACGTCGCCGAAGAAACCCGTGAGTGGCTGGCCAAGCTGGGCGTGCGCAGCCTCGGCGAGCTGATCGGGCGTACCGACCTGCTGGAAATGCTCCCCGGCGAAACCGAGAAGCAGAAGCACCTGGACCTCAGCCCGCTGCTGGGCAGCCCACATGTGCCGGCCGACAAGCCGCAGTTCTGCGAAGTCGACCGCAACCCGCCGTTCGACAAAGGCGTGCTGGCCGAGAAGATGGTCGACATGGCCCTGCCAGCCATTCGCGACCTGTCGGGCGCCGAGTTCGACCTGGACATCTGCAACTGCGACCGCTCCATCGGCGCGCGGATCTCCGGCGAAATCGCCCGCCTGCACGGCAACCAGGGCATGGCCAAGGCGCCGATTACCTTCCGCTTCAAAGGCACTGCCGGGCAGAGCTTCGGGGTGTGGAACGCCGGTGGCCTGAACATGTACCTCGAAGGTGATGCCAACGACTACGTCGGTAAAGGCATGACCGGTGGCAAGCTAGTGATCGTGCCGCCTGTGGGCAGCCCGTTCGCCACCCAGCACAGCGCCATTATTGGCAACACCTGCCTGTACGGCGCCACTGGCGGCAAGCTGTTCGCCGCCGGCACCGCGGGCGAGCGCTTTGCCGTGCGCAACTCCGGTGCCCACGCGATTGTCGAGGGCACAGGCGATCACTGCTGTGAGTACATGACCGGTGGCTTTGTCTGCGTTCTGGGCAAGACCGGTTACAACTTCGGCTCGGGCATGACCGGTGGTTTTGCTTACGTGCTGGACATGGACAACAGCTTCGTCGACAAGCTCAACCACGAACTGGTCGAGATCCAGCGCATCAGCGGCGAGGCCATGGAGGCTTATCGCAGCCACCTACAGCGCGTGCTGGCTGAATACGTCGAAGAAACCAACAGCGAATGGGGTCGTGAGCTCTGGGAAAACCTGGACGACTACGTGCGGCGCTTCTGGCTGGTCAAGCCGAAGGCGGCCAACCTGAAGAACTTGCTGTCCAGCACCCGTGCCAACCCGCAGTGA
- the hemE gene encoding uroporphyrinogen decarboxylase, producing the protein MTALKNDRFLRALLKQPVDVTPVWMMRQAGRYLPEYRASRAKAGDFMSLCMNPQFACEVTLQPLDRYPLDAAILFSDILTIPDAMGQGLYFETGEGPRFKKVISTLADIEALPIPDPQKDLGYVMDAVSTIRRELNGRVPLIGFSGSPWTLATYMVEGGSSKDFRKTKAMLYDNPQAMHLLLDKLAQSVISYLNGQILAGAQAVQIFDTWGGNLSAAAYQEFSLAYMRKIVSGLIREHEGRKVPVILFTKNGGLWLESIADAGADALGLDWTCDIGEARQRVGSKVALQGNMDPTVLYAKPEAIRAEVGRILASYGHGTGHVFNLGHGITPEVDPEHAGAFINAVHELSAQYH; encoded by the coding sequence ATGACTGCCTTGAAGAACGATCGTTTTCTGCGCGCCCTGCTCAAGCAACCCGTAGACGTCACCCCGGTGTGGATGATGCGCCAGGCCGGCCGCTACCTGCCGGAATACCGCGCCAGCCGCGCCAAGGCCGGCGACTTCATGAGCCTGTGCATGAACCCGCAGTTTGCCTGCGAGGTCACCCTGCAGCCGCTGGACCGCTACCCGCTGGACGCCGCGATCCTGTTCTCGGACATCCTCACCATCCCCGACGCCATGGGCCAGGGCCTGTACTTCGAAACCGGCGAAGGCCCGCGTTTCAAAAAGGTCATCAGCACCCTGGCCGACATCGAGGCGCTGCCGATCCCTGATCCGCAAAAAGACCTGGGCTACGTCATGGACGCGGTCAGCACCATCCGCCGCGAGCTCAACGGCCGCGTGCCGCTGATCGGCTTCTCCGGCAGCCCCTGGACCCTGGCCACCTACATGGTCGAAGGCGGCTCGTCGAAAGACTTCCGCAAGACCAAGGCCATGCTCTACGACAACCCGCAGGCCATGCACCTGCTGCTCGACAAGCTGGCGCAGTCGGTCATCAGCTACCTCAACGGGCAGATCCTCGCTGGTGCACAAGCGGTGCAGATCTTCGACACCTGGGGCGGCAACCTGTCGGCGGCGGCCTATCAGGAGTTCTCCCTGGCCTACATGCGCAAGATCGTCAGCGGCCTGATCCGCGAGCACGAAGGGCGCAAGGTGCCGGTCATCCTCTTCACCAAGAACGGCGGCCTGTGGCTGGAAAGCATCGCCGATGCCGGTGCTGATGCCCTGGGCCTGGACTGGACCTGCGACATCGGCGAAGCGCGCCAGCGCGTCGGCAGCAAGGTTGCCCTGCAGGGCAACATGGACCCGACCGTGCTGTACGCCAAGCCGGAGGCCATCCGTGCCGAAGTCGGGCGCATCCTCGCCAGCTACGGCCATGGCACCGGTCATGTGTTCAACCTGGGTCACGGTATCACCCCGGAAGTTGACCCGGAGCACGCCGGCGCGTTCATCAACGCCGTGCACGAGCTGTCGGCGCAGTACCACTAG
- the aroK gene encoding shikimate kinase AroK — protein sequence MRNLILVGPMGAGKSTIGRLLAKELRLPFKDSDKEIELRTGANIPWIFDKEGEPGFRDREQAMIAELCAFDGVVLATGGGAVMRDANRQALHAGGRVVYLHASVEQQVGRTSRDRNRPLLRTANPEATLRALLEVRDPLYREIADLVVETDERPPRMVVQDILERLQKLPPR from the coding sequence GTGCGAAATTTGATACTTGTGGGGCCCATGGGTGCTGGCAAAAGCACCATCGGCCGCCTGCTGGCCAAAGAGCTGCGCCTGCCGTTCAAGGATTCCGACAAGGAAATTGAATTGCGCACTGGCGCCAATATCCCGTGGATCTTCGATAAAGAAGGCGAGCCGGGCTTTCGTGACCGCGAGCAGGCGATGATCGCCGAGCTGTGCGCGTTCGATGGCGTGGTGCTGGCTACCGGTGGTGGCGCGGTGATGCGCGATGCCAACCGCCAGGCCCTGCATGCTGGCGGGCGGGTGGTGTATCTGCATGCCTCGGTCGAGCAGCAGGTCGGGCGTACTTCGCGCGATCGCAACCGGCCGTTGCTGCGCACGGCCAACCCGGAGGCGACCTTGCGTGCGCTGCTGGAGGTTCGCGACCCGCTGTATCGCGAAATTGCCGATCTGGTGGTGGAAACCGACGAACGGCCGCCGCGGATGGTGGTGCAGGATATTCTCGAGCGCTTGCAGAAGTTGCCGCCCCGTTAA